The Candidatus Dechloromonas phosphoritropha genome includes a region encoding these proteins:
- the pilV gene encoding type IV pilus modification protein PilV produces MRTEISSNRGFSMIEVMVTIVVVAFGLLGLASLVLRGLQAGADSQFRTIAIKQTYDMADRMRGNPVDAKSDKYDGILPSGSPSCSTLLTAIKGGGIPVVTTSSTTPPSCSGTGVAFDSSCWQRANMTELPMGAGAVCKDKTANSNWYAIIVSWDENRSGAANKSFWITFEP; encoded by the coding sequence ATGAGAACTGAAATTTCATCAAATCGCGGTTTCTCCATGATTGAGGTCATGGTGACCATTGTCGTCGTTGCATTCGGGCTTCTCGGGCTTGCCAGCCTTGTCTTGCGCGGATTGCAGGCTGGCGCGGACTCACAGTTCCGGACGATTGCAATCAAACAGACCTACGACATGGCGGACCGCATGCGTGGCAACCCAGTTGATGCCAAGTCCGACAAATATGATGGAATCCTCCCCAGTGGATCCCCCTCGTGTTCGACTCTTCTGACTGCCATCAAAGGAGGCGGCATTCCGGTGGTTACAACTTCGAGCACCACCCCTCCATCCTGCTCTGGCACCGGGGTCGCGTTCGATAGCAGTTGCTGGCAACGCGCCAACATGACGGAATTGCCCATGGGCGCCGGCGCAGTATGTAAAGACAAGACCGCAAATTCAAACTGGTACGCGATTATCGTGTCCTGGGACGAGAATCGCAGCGGTGCTGCAAACAAATCCTTCTGGATCACCTTCGAACCATGA
- the rpsT gene encoding 30S ribosomal protein S20 — MANSAQARKRARQADKQRSHNTSQRSSLRTAIKRVRQAIEAGDKAAAQGVFQQSVAILDRITDKKIVHKNKASRTKSRLSAQIKALAAA, encoded by the coding sequence ATGGCCAATAGCGCACAAGCCCGCAAGCGTGCCCGTCAAGCTGACAAACAGCGCTCCCACAACACCAGTCAACGTTCGAGCCTGCGCACCGCGATCAAGCGCGTGCGCCAAGCCATCGAAGCCGGCGACAAGGCCGCCGCTCAGGGCGTCTTCCAGCAGTCCGTTGCCATCCTCGATCGCATCACCGACAAGAAGATCGTCCACAAGAACAAGGCGTCGCGTACCAAGAGCCGCCTGTCGGCCCAGATCAAGGCGCTGGCTGCTGCCTGA
- a CDS encoding aspartate aminotransferase family protein, which yields MSHVMNTYARLPVAFSHGQGCRITDSEGREYLDALSGIAVSTLGHAHPRLVSAIAAQAGRLLHTSNLYRIREQEELSDRLAELSGMQEIFFCNSGCEANEAAIKLARYYGHKKGIGTPTIIVMEKAFHGRTMATLSATGNRKAQAGFEPLVSGFVRVPYDDLEAIKAIARHNKNIVAVMLEIIQGEGGINLASLEFQKGLRQLCTEQGWLLICDEVQCGMARTGKWFGYQHAGIRPDIVTLAKGLGSGVPIGACMAGGRATGLFEPGKHGSTFGGNPLACAAALTTIATIEQDGLMARAECVGALIRKLFAEALAGVRGVVEIRGYGLMIGIELDRPCGELVGKALAAGLLINVTADKVIRLLPPLIFGENEAKELVDRSAPLIRDFLAS from the coding sequence ATGTCGCATGTGATGAATACCTATGCCCGGCTGCCGGTGGCGTTCAGCCACGGTCAGGGGTGCCGGATTACCGATAGCGAGGGCAGGGAGTACCTGGACGCATTGTCGGGGATTGCAGTTTCGACGCTCGGCCATGCCCATCCGCGGCTGGTATCGGCGATCGCCGCCCAGGCCGGGCGCCTGCTGCATACATCCAACCTCTATCGCATCCGCGAGCAGGAGGAACTCTCCGACCGGCTGGCGGAATTGTCGGGGATGCAGGAAATCTTCTTCTGCAATTCCGGTTGTGAAGCCAATGAAGCGGCGATCAAGCTGGCGCGCTATTACGGGCACAAGAAGGGCATCGGCACGCCGACCATCATCGTCATGGAAAAGGCCTTTCACGGGCGGACGATGGCAACGCTTTCGGCCACCGGCAACCGCAAGGCGCAGGCGGGTTTCGAGCCGCTCGTCTCCGGCTTCGTGCGCGTGCCGTATGACGATCTCGAGGCGATCAAGGCGATTGCCAGGCACAACAAGAACATCGTCGCGGTGATGCTGGAAATCATTCAGGGCGAGGGCGGCATCAATCTCGCTTCGCTCGAATTCCAGAAGGGGCTGCGCCAGCTGTGCACCGAGCAGGGCTGGCTGCTGATCTGCGACGAGGTACAGTGCGGAATGGCGCGTACCGGCAAGTGGTTCGGCTACCAGCATGCCGGCATCCGGCCGGATATCGTGACGCTGGCCAAGGGCCTCGGTTCGGGTGTGCCAATTGGCGCCTGCATGGCCGGGGGCAGGGCCACCGGACTGTTCGAACCGGGCAAGCACGGCTCTACCTTCGGCGGTAATCCGCTGGCGTGCGCAGCGGCGCTGACGACGATCGCCACCATCGAGCAGGATGGCCTGATGGCGCGGGCGGAATGTGTCGGTGCACTGATCCGCAAGCTGTTCGCCGAGGCGCTGGCCGGCGTCAGGGGCGTCGTCGAGATTCGTGGCTACGGCCTGATGATCGGTATCGAACTCGATCGCCCGTGCGGCGAGCTGGTAGGCAAGGCGCTGGCCGCCGGGTTGCTGATTAACGTGACGGCAGACAAGGTCATCCGGCTGCTGCCGCCGCTGATCTTCGGTGAAAATGAGGCCAAAGAGCTGGTCGACCGCAGTGCTCCGCTGATCCGGGATTTCCTGGCGTCCTGA
- the argF gene encoding ornithine carbamoyltransferase, translated as MAIKHFLQFRDFTRDEFEYVYERTRWIKNEFKSYRKHWPLCDRTLVMIFEKASTRTRLSFEAGVQQLGGSAIYLNTRDSQLGRGESVEDAAQVISRMSDLVMIRTFEQEIIERFAANSRVPVINGLTNEYHPCQILADICTYIEHRGCIQGKTVAWVGDANNMCNTWLQAAEVLDFKVNVSTPPGYEIKPDQIGVVDHSHFEVFADPMDACRSADLVNTDVWTSMGFEAENEQRIKAFADWQVDGEMMRAAHDNALFMHCLPAHRGEEVTAEVIDGPQSVVWDEAENRLHVQKALMEYLLLGRIETK; from the coding sequence ATGGCGATCAAACACTTTCTGCAGTTCCGGGATTTCACGCGCGACGAGTTCGAATACGTTTATGAGCGCACGCGCTGGATCAAGAACGAATTCAAGTCCTACCGCAAGCACTGGCCGCTCTGCGACCGCACGCTGGTGATGATCTTTGAGAAGGCGAGCACGCGCACGCGCCTGTCCTTCGAGGCCGGCGTGCAGCAACTGGGCGGTTCGGCGATCTATCTGAATACGCGCGATTCACAACTGGGGCGCGGTGAATCGGTCGAGGATGCGGCACAAGTGATCTCGCGCATGAGCGACCTGGTGATGATCCGCACCTTCGAGCAGGAAATCATCGAGCGCTTCGCCGCGAATTCGCGCGTGCCGGTGATCAACGGCCTGACCAACGAATACCATCCGTGCCAGATCCTGGCAGATATCTGCACGTACATCGAGCATCGCGGCTGCATCCAGGGCAAGACCGTGGCCTGGGTCGGCGATGCCAACAACATGTGCAATACCTGGCTGCAGGCCGCCGAGGTGCTGGATTTCAAGGTCAATGTATCGACGCCGCCGGGTTACGAGATCAAGCCGGACCAGATCGGCGTGGTCGATCACTCGCATTTCGAGGTTTTTGCGGACCCGATGGATGCCTGCCGCAGTGCCGACCTGGTAAATACCGATGTGTGGACCTCGATGGGCTTCGAGGCGGAAAACGAGCAAAGGATCAAGGCCTTCGCCGACTGGCAAGTCGATGGCGAGATGATGCGGGCGGCGCATGACAATGCTCTGTTCATGCACTGCCTGCCGGCGCATCGCGGCGAGGAAGTCACCGCCGAGGTGATCGACGGTCCGCAATCGGTGGTCTGGGACGAGGCCGAGAACCGCCTGCATGTGCAGAAAGCGTTGATGGAATACCTGCTCCTCGGCAGGATCGAAACGAAGTAA
- a CDS encoding argininosuccinate synthase gives MSDVKKAVLAYSGGLDTSVILKWLQDTYQCEVVTFTADLGQGEELEPARAKALQCGIRPENIFIDDLREEFVRDFVFPMFRCNAVYEGEYLLGTSIARPLIAKRLIEIVNATGADAICHGATGKGNDQVRFELGAYALKPGIKVIAPWREWDLLSREKLMAYAERHGIPVDMKHKQGGSPYSMDANLLHISYEGRHLENPAAEAEELMWRWTVSPEAAPDQAEYLDLDYEKGDIVALNGMRMSPAEVLAKLNELGGKHGIGRLDLVENRYVGMKSRGCYETPGGTIMLRAHRAIESVCLDREVAHLKDDLMPRYASLVYNGYWWSPEREALQVLIDHTQSVVNGFVRVKLYKGNVIVVGRDSPSDSLFDPTIATFEDDAGAFDQRDAGGFIKLNALRMRIAANLRARKGQA, from the coding sequence ATGAGCGATGTCAAGAAAGCAGTGCTGGCCTATTCCGGTGGGTTGGATACCTCGGTAATCCTCAAATGGCTGCAGGATACCTACCAGTGCGAAGTGGTGACCTTTACCGCCGACCTCGGCCAGGGCGAGGAGCTGGAACCGGCGCGCGCCAAGGCGCTGCAGTGCGGCATCCGGCCCGAGAACATCTTCATCGATGACCTGCGCGAGGAGTTCGTCCGCGACTTCGTCTTCCCGATGTTCCGCTGCAACGCCGTCTATGAGGGCGAATACCTGCTCGGCACGTCGATTGCCCGGCCGCTGATCGCCAAGCGCCTGATCGAGATCGTCAACGCCACCGGCGCCGACGCCATCTGCCACGGCGCGACCGGCAAGGGCAACGACCAGGTACGTTTCGAACTCGGCGCCTACGCGCTCAAGCCAGGCATCAAGGTCATCGCGCCGTGGCGTGAATGGGACCTGCTATCGCGCGAAAAGCTGATGGCCTACGCCGAGCGGCATGGCATCCCGGTCGACATGAAGCACAAGCAGGGTGGTTCGCCGTACTCGATGGATGCCAATCTGCTGCACATTTCCTACGAGGGCCGTCATCTGGAAAACCCGGCGGCCGAGGCCGAGGAGTTGATGTGGCGGTGGACGGTCTCGCCGGAAGCCGCACCTGACCAGGCCGAATACCTCGACCTCGACTACGAGAAGGGCGACATCGTTGCGCTGAACGGTATGCGCATGAGCCCGGCCGAGGTGCTGGCGAAACTGAACGAACTCGGCGGCAAGCACGGCATCGGCCGTCTCGACCTCGTCGAGAACCGCTACGTCGGCATGAAGTCGCGCGGCTGCTACGAGACACCGGGCGGAACGATCATGCTGCGCGCCCATCGCGCTATCGAGTCGGTCTGCCTCGACCGCGAGGTCGCCCACCTCAAGGACGATCTGATGCCGCGTTACGCCAGCCTAGTCTACAACGGCTACTGGTGGAGCCCAGAGCGCGAGGCGTTGCAGGTGCTGATCGACCACACGCAAAGTGTTGTCAATGGCTTTGTCCGCGTCAAGCTGTACAAGGGCAATGTCATCGTCGTCGGCCGCGATTCACCGAGCGATTCGCTGTTCGATCCGACCATTGCCACCTTCGAGGACGATGCCGGCGCTTTCGACCAGCGCGATGCGGGCGGTTTCATCAAGCTTAACGCGCTGCGCATGCGTATCGCCGCCAACCTGCGTGCGCGCAAGGGTCAGGCATAG
- a CDS encoding DUF3579 domain-containing protein, with the protein MTNQESTTFVIVGLTTQGRKFRPSDWAERLCGVMSAFGAERKMKYSPYVGPGDYNGEKAVFVDGRLSEIEPMAYRFMLNFAQDNDLQIIDGVCSLDDRK; encoded by the coding sequence ATGACAAACCAAGAATCGACCACCTTCGTAATCGTCGGCCTGACGACGCAAGGACGCAAGTTTCGCCCCAGCGACTGGGCAGAACGCCTGTGTGGCGTCATGTCCGCCTTCGGCGCCGAGCGCAAGATGAAGTACTCGCCCTACGTCGGCCCCGGTGACTACAACGGCGAAAAAGCAGTGTTCGTCGATGGTCGCCTCAGCGAAATCGAGCCTATGGCCTACCGTTTCATGCTCAACTTCGCTCAGGACAACGACCTGCAGATCATCGACGGCGTCTGCTCGCTGGACGACCGGAAGTAA
- a CDS encoding DUF2788 domain-containing protein — MESGTLFGFTEEQLADFGATWGVGAFILFMLFIIGEIAWKSKAGKMGTFVLFFVLAFGMVGFVAKAVIQKLWGI, encoded by the coding sequence ATGGAAAGCGGCACCCTTTTCGGTTTTACCGAGGAACAGCTTGCGGACTTCGGCGCAACCTGGGGGGTCGGCGCGTTCATCCTGTTCATGCTTTTCATCATCGGCGAGATCGCCTGGAAGTCGAAAGCCGGCAAGATGGGCACTTTCGTGCTCTTCTTCGTGCTGGCCTTCGGCATGGTCGGCTTTGTCGCCAAGGCTGTCATTCAGAAACTCTGGGGTATCTAG
- a CDS encoding energy transducer TonB: MSNRFSLFVCLALSLIAHVTLILLAGYPVSPGIGDLQTGTANFPLQATLLQSPALVSALPDAGPESLLVAPEPEEGHATNREVGQEAKSLSGEDEQKPVVRLSVDDYLPRSRLDRIPKLIGSVDTSANFEGMLGLVGEAEIIVLISSDGGVDDVLVAESTLPKFLVDKMIAAFKGAKYEPGMVGGLNVRSRLRIRFSAPSNDEILGNPSSARERAWR, from the coding sequence ATGTCCAATCGATTTTCGTTGTTTGTCTGTCTGGCGCTTTCCCTGATCGCCCACGTCACATTGATACTGCTGGCAGGCTACCCGGTTTCTCCAGGTATTGGTGATTTGCAAACAGGCACCGCAAACTTCCCTCTCCAGGCAACTTTGTTGCAATCACCCGCTCTTGTTTCAGCATTGCCTGATGCAGGGCCGGAGAGTTTGTTGGTTGCCCCCGAACCCGAGGAAGGGCACGCTACGAACAGGGAAGTTGGGCAGGAAGCAAAAAGTTTGTCGGGCGAGGATGAGCAAAAGCCTGTCGTGCGATTGTCTGTCGATGATTACTTGCCGCGTAGTCGCCTGGATAGAATTCCCAAGTTGATTGGAAGCGTCGATACGAGCGCAAATTTTGAAGGGATGCTGGGCTTGGTCGGTGAGGCGGAGATCATCGTTCTCATCTCCTCGGACGGGGGCGTGGATGATGTCCTGGTCGCGGAATCGACTTTGCCGAAATTCCTGGTCGACAAAATGATAGCGGCCTTCAAGGGTGCCAAATACGAGCCGGGCATGGTCGGTGGGTTGAACGTAAGAAGCCGTTTGAGAATACGGTTTTCCGCGCCGAGCAATGACGAGATTTTGGGGAACCCAAGTTCGGCCAGAGAGCGGGCATGGCGTTGA
- a CDS encoding GspH/FimT family pseudopilin, with translation MNNFANTKPLKHSGFTLLELLIVVTIVAILGMIAIPSFRTLLLNNRLATATNDLLTDLALARSESSRLGKRVTLCISADGAACETGSAWQNGRMIFVDESTSGTVGEVDSGETVLRVTPADTQSSVTITAAGFTNSAGAATSNYIQYRPTGALNSTTIGTFALCDDRTGNFGRIIEVSSTGRASLKSSTASCP, from the coding sequence ATGAATAATTTTGCCAATACGAAACCTCTCAAGCACAGCGGATTCACCCTGCTGGAATTGCTGATTGTCGTTACCATTGTGGCAATTCTGGGGATGATTGCCATTCCCAGTTTTCGGACGCTGCTGCTCAACAACCGCCTGGCGACGGCGACCAACGACCTGCTGACCGACCTCGCCTTGGCGCGCTCCGAGTCTTCCCGCCTGGGCAAGCGCGTCACTTTGTGCATCAGTGCCGATGGTGCAGCGTGTGAGACCGGCTCGGCATGGCAAAACGGCCGGATGATCTTTGTTGACGAAAGCACTTCCGGAACCGTGGGCGAGGTCGATTCCGGAGAAACGGTGCTCCGTGTAACACCAGCCGACACCCAGAGCAGCGTCACCATTACCGCAGCCGGCTTCACCAATTCTGCGGGAGCGGCAACAAGCAACTATATCCAATATCGCCCGACAGGCGCCCTTAATTCGACGACTATCGGTACATTCGCACTTTGCGATGATCGAACAGGCAACTTTGGCCGAATAATTGAGGTTAGTTCAACCGGGCGAGCCTCCCTGAAATCATCTACGGCCAGTTGCCCATGA